Proteins encoded together in one Fimbriiglobus ruber window:
- a CDS encoding response regulator, which translates to MAPGDYAVLAATDTGTGMPVDILAQIFEPFFTTKPVGKGTGLGLAITQSIVRQSRGYIQVDSAPGSGTTFRLYFPRADTGPAAPIDPRPREVRGTILLVEDEPAVRDATVHLLRRERFEVVSAAHGQEALDLMRLRPGPIDLLVTDVLMPELGGKDLARRLRTDRPGLRVLFVSGFSGDQQELEDLDDPDTAFLPKPFTPQQLRGAVRRFFD; encoded by the coding sequence ATCGCCCCGGGGGACTACGCCGTTCTCGCCGCGACCGACACGGGCACGGGCATGCCGGTCGACATCCTCGCGCAAATTTTCGAGCCCTTCTTCACCACCAAGCCGGTGGGCAAGGGGACCGGTCTCGGCCTGGCGATTACGCAGAGCATCGTGCGGCAGTCCCGGGGGTACATCCAGGTCGATTCGGCCCCGGGCTCCGGGACCACGTTCCGCCTCTATTTCCCCCGCGCCGACACCGGCCCCGCGGCCCCGATCGACCCCCGGCCCCGTGAAGTTCGCGGGACGATCTTGCTCGTCGAAGACGAACCGGCGGTCCGCGACGCCACGGTCCACTTGCTGCGGCGCGAGCGGTTTGAAGTCGTTTCGGCGGCCCACGGCCAGGAAGCGCTCGACCTGATGCGGCTCCGTCCCGGGCCGATCGACCTGCTCGTCACGGACGTGCTGATGCCCGAACTCGGCGGGAAAGACCTCGCCCGCCGGTTGAGAACCGACCGGCCGGGGTTGCGGGTACTGTTCGTGTCCGGGTTCTCGGGCGACCAGCAGGAGTTGGAAGACCTCGACGACCCGGACACCGCGTTCCTGCCGAAGCCGTTCACGCCGCAACAGCTCCGCGGGGCGGTGAGGCGGTTTTTCGACTGA
- a CDS encoding DEAD/DEAH box helicase, translating to MSDVLVAEPQSGFAALGLDSRLVASLTSFGYIEPTPIQREAIPPLLNGSDLVGLAATGTGKTAAFALPIIHRIAAAGATRARPSTIILVPTRELAIQVSAAVTRYGRPLGVSSLAIYGGTGFNDQVRALRRGVDIVVATPGRALDHVRRETIVLTGITAAVLDEADEMLDMGFAEDIEAILSATPDTRQTMLFSATMPPRIAGIAQRHLKNPVRVEVARTVLAAGEAPKVRQTAYLVPRGFKAAVLSRVLELENPTSAIIFCRTRTEADGLTDTLTDRGFRPESLHGGLSQEQRDRVMGKFRAGTVNLLIATDVAARGLDIGHLSHVVNLHAPEAVESYVHRIGRVGRAGREGVAITLVEPREQFQLRQIERSTKQPITLARVPSSADLRAKRLERTRDAVRELIATGGLEEFHPAVGELAAEFGPLDVACASMKLALQAGRSGAEDEENIPVIEPGPKAPSRDGGKFARPAGAPGVGGPPVRPFDRDRGRAAVATKGMSRIFISVGREAGVSPRDIVGAIANEAGLGKKDIGSIEITERFTLVEVLDELADDVIEVLQGGRIRGRKIVVRRDRVN from the coding sequence ATGTCTGACGTACTGGTCGCGGAACCCCAATCTGGGTTCGCGGCTCTGGGTCTTGATTCGCGCCTCGTGGCCTCGCTGACGTCGTTCGGGTACATAGAGCCGACGCCCATCCAGCGGGAAGCGATCCCGCCCCTCCTTAACGGATCTGATCTGGTCGGTTTGGCGGCAACCGGGACCGGTAAAACGGCCGCGTTCGCCCTGCCAATCATCCACCGCATCGCGGCCGCCGGTGCCACCCGCGCCCGGCCGTCGACGATCATCCTCGTGCCGACGCGAGAACTCGCCATCCAGGTATCGGCCGCCGTCACGCGGTACGGCCGTCCGCTCGGCGTCTCCTCGCTCGCGATCTACGGCGGGACCGGGTTCAACGACCAGGTCCGCGCGCTGCGCCGCGGCGTCGACATCGTCGTCGCCACGCCGGGCCGGGCTCTCGACCACGTCCGCCGGGAAACGATCGTCCTGACCGGCATCACGGCGGCCGTCCTCGACGAAGCCGACGAAATGCTCGACATGGGCTTCGCCGAGGACATCGAAGCCATCCTGTCGGCGACCCCGGACACCCGACAAACGATGCTGTTCTCGGCGACGATGCCGCCCCGCATCGCCGGGATCGCCCAGCGGCACCTGAAAAACCCCGTCCGCGTCGAGGTCGCCCGCACCGTGCTGGCCGCGGGCGAGGCACCCAAGGTCCGGCAGACCGCGTACCTCGTGCCCCGCGGGTTCAAGGCGGCGGTCCTGTCCCGGGTTCTCGAACTCGAAAACCCGACCTCCGCCATCATCTTCTGCCGCACCCGGACCGAAGCCGACGGGCTCACGGACACGCTGACCGATCGCGGGTTCCGCCCCGAGTCGCTGCACGGCGGTCTCTCCCAGGAGCAGCGCGACCGGGTGATGGGAAAGTTCCGGGCGGGGACCGTCAACCTGCTCATCGCAACCGACGTGGCCGCCCGCGGGTTGGACATCGGGCACCTGTCGCACGTCGTCAACCTGCACGCGCCGGAAGCCGTGGAGTCGTACGTCCACCGGATCGGCCGCGTCGGGCGGGCGGGCCGAGAAGGCGTGGCGATCACCCTCGTCGAGCCCCGCGAGCAGTTCCAACTCCGCCAGATCGAGCGGTCGACGAAGCAGCCGATCACGCTCGCCCGCGTCCCCTCCTCCGCCGACCTGCGGGCCAAGCGACTGGAGCGGACCCGCGACGCGGTCCGCGAACTGATCGCCACCGGCGGGCTCGAAGAATTCCACCCCGCGGTCGGCGAACTGGCCGCGGAGTTCGGCCCGCTGGACGTCGCCTGCGCGTCCATGAAGTTGGCGCTCCAGGCCGGCCGGAGCGGGGCCGAGGACGAAGAAAACATTCCGGTGATCGAGCCGGGGCCGAAGGCACCGTCCCGGGACGGCGGCAAGTTCGCCCGGCCCGCGGGCGCGCCCGGAGTCGGCGGCCCGCCGGTCCGCCCGTTCGACCGCGACCGGGGCCGCGCCGCCGTGGCCACCAAGGGGATGTCGCGGATCTTCATCAGCGTCGGCCGCGAGGCGGGCGTCAGCCCGCGGGACATCGTCGGCGCGATCGCGAACGAAGCCGGGTTGGGTAAGAAGGACATCGGCTCGATCGAGATCACCGAGCGGTTCACGCTGGTCGAGGTACTCGACGAGTTGGCGGACGACGTGATCGAAGTGCTCCAAGGCGGCCGCATCCGGGGCCGGAAGATCGTGGTCCGGCGCGACCGCGTGAACTGA